TGAACCCACCGCCAACGTGGACCCCGCCAGTGCCGACACCGTTCTGAATTTGATCATTGATTCGTGTCGTGATGAACAAATCTCGCTGCTGATGGTCACCCACAGCATGGATGTGGCTCAGCGTTTTCAGCGTTGCGACAAACTCGAAGTAATCAACCGAGCCTTCTCACCGTTGGGGGCCGGAACATGAGCCTGCTGTTCATCGCTTGGCGAAACTTTCGCTACCGAGCCCTTTCGAGTTTCCTGACCACGCTGTCGCTGACACTGGGCGTGGGACTCGTTGTTCTGGTCATGTCGATTTATGGCATCATCAGCGAAGCCTTCGTTCGCAACGCTTCGGTGGGATACAACTTGGTCGTTGGACCCAAAGGCAGCACACTGCAATTGACGCTCAATGCGGTTTACTACCTCAGCCAACCGATCGAGAACCTACCCTACACCGAGTACATGGAGTTCTATCCAAAAGAAAAACGAGCCGAAATGGTTCGCACTTTCGGTGGCGATCCAGAGCTCGGCAAACGCGATGGCATCTACGCGGGATTCATGAAGGAAGGCTACGCGATCCCACTCGCGCTTGGCGACTACTTCGGCGAATTCCGTGTTGTGGGCACCACACCGGACTTCTTTGAATTGTTGAAACACGGCCCCGACGTCGATCAGCCATTCACGTTTGAGGAGGGACGCAACTTTGAATTCCACAACGAGGAAAACAGCTACTTCGAGTGTGTGCTGGGGTCTCGCGTCGCGGATCAGATGGGTATGCGTGTCGGCGATGTCATGAACCCGACCCACGGTGACCCGGAAGGCAAAGGGCACGGGCAAGGATTCCAGATCGTCGGTGTCTTGGATCCCACCGGAACGCCCAATGACCGAGCCGCGTTTGTCAATCTGGAAGGTTTCTATCTGCTCGAAGGGCATGCGAAACCGATTCCGGATGATGCCGTGATTGAGCTTCCTGAAAAAGCGGATCCGGACGAACCGTGGTTGCTGACGATCCCCGAACGAGAAGTCACGTCGATTTTGGTTCGCAACGGGAACCTGATGATGGCTCCGATGTTGCAAAACCGAATCAAAGAAAGCGTCCGATCAGAAGCGGCAACCCCGATCGGTGAAATCAACAAACTGATGACGATGATTGTTGGCCCGCTGATGCAAGCGTTGCTGGCGATTACGTTGATCACCTGCGTGGTTGCTGCGGTGGGTGTTTTGGTCGCGATCTACAACTCGATGAATGATCGCAAACGAGACATCGCTGTGATGCGAGCGCTCGGTGCTCGTCGTGGCAGCGTGACATGGATCATCTTGTTCGAAAGTTTGATCATCGCTTTGGTCGGTGGCATCGCCGGATGGGTCTTGGCTCACCTGGGGATCTGGGCCGCCAGCCCGTTGATCGAAGCACGGACGGGAGTTCAAGTCGGATTCTTCTCGATCAGCACTTACGAGCTGTACTTATTGCCGTTGGTGATCGGACTCAGCTTGCTGGCCGGCAT
This window of the Rhodopirellula bahusiensis genome carries:
- a CDS encoding ABC transporter permease, with protein sequence MSLLFIAWRNFRYRALSSFLTTLSLTLGVGLVVLVMSIYGIISEAFVRNASVGYNLVVGPKGSTLQLTLNAVYYLSQPIENLPYTEYMEFYPKEKRAEMVRTFGGDPELGKRDGIYAGFMKEGYAIPLALGDYFGEFRVVGTTPDFFELLKHGPDVDQPFTFEEGRNFEFHNEENSYFECVLGSRVADQMGMRVGDVMNPTHGDPEGKGHGQGFQIVGVLDPTGTPNDRAAFVNLEGFYLLEGHAKPIPDDAVIELPEKADPDEPWLLTIPEREVTSILVRNGNLMMAPMLQNRIKESVRSEAATPIGEINKLMTMIVGPLMQALLAITLITCVVAAVGVLVAIYNSMNDRKRDIAVMRALGARRGSVTWIILFESLIIALVGGIAGWVLAHLGIWAASPLIEARTGVQVGFFSISTYELYLLPLVIGLSLLAGIVPAASAYSTDVGTNLSA